DNA from Mycobacterium sp. 050128:
GGTGCCTGGCTCTCACGGTGAGTGCCGTCTTCGGGCTGGCGTCCATGCGTTTTGTCGGCATCAGGTGTGACGGACCGGCCGGCGTGACTTGATAGGAGCGTGGCAACCGCCCCCACTGAGATGTGTCCGCCGACCGGCCCAACCGTCACCTCACAGTGAATGGAGGCAACCACCATGGTTGTTGTTGGAGCCGATGTACACAAGCGCACCCATACCTTTGTCGCGGTCGACGAGGTTGGGCGCAAGCTCGGGGAGAAGATCGTCAAGGCGATCACCGCCGGGCATGCTGAAGCGGTGATGTGGGCCCGGGAATGTTTCGGTGCCCAGCTGGTGTGGGCGATCGAGGATTGCCAGCACCTATCAGCCCGGTTAGAACGCGACCTTCTCACCCCAGGGCAGCAGGTCGTGCGCATCCCACCGAAGCAGATGGCCCAGACCCGCGCCTCAGCACGCAGGCGCGGTAAGTCTGACCCCATCGATGCACTGGCGGTCGCGCGCGGGTTTCTCCGTGAACCCGATCTGCCCGTCGCCTCCCATGACGAGATATCGCGCGAGCTGAAGTTGTTGGTCGATCGCCGCGAAGTCCTTGTGGCCCAACGCACGGCGACGATTAGCCGGCTGCGCTGGCGAGTCCATGAACTCGATCCCGAACGGGCCCCTAAGGCTGCATCGCTGGACCGAGCCAAACACCGCCAGATCCTAGGCGCGTGGCTGATCACAGTCCCGGATCTGGTTGCCGAACTGGCGTGTGAGGAGCTGGCCGACATCACCCGGCTCACCGAGCAGATCGATGCATTGGCCAAGCGCATCAGCGAACGCGTCCGCGCCGTGGCGCCCGCCCTGCTGGCAATACCGGGCTGCGGGGACTTGACCGCGGCCAAACTCGTCGGGGAAACCGCCGGAGTAACTCGTTTCAAGAGCGAAGCCGCCTTCGCCCGCCATGCCGGGGTGGCACCGATCCCGGTGTGGTCAGGTAACACCGCGGGCCGGGTCCGCATGACTCGCTCTGGAAACCGGCAACTCAACGCGGCCCTGCACCGCATCGCGGTCACCCAGATCCGCCTCCAAGGCTGCGGGCAGGCCTACTACCGCAAACGCGTCGCCACCGGCGACTCCAAACACGAAGCCTTGCGCTGCATCAAACGACGCCTATCCCGCATCGTGTTCAGCCGTCTCCACACCGACCACCACAACCGGACCCAGCCTTGCCAAACGGCAGCGGCTTGACATAGGAGAAACACATGGAGCGCGACGCCCTTGAATTCCCCGTTGACGACGATGACGACGTCGACCCACGCCGGCTACGCTCAAGGACCCGGCTATTGGATGCTGCCACCACGCTCCTCAGCGCCGGCGGCATCGAAGCCGTCACCGTTGACGCGGTCACCAAAGTCTCCAAAGTCGCGCGCACGACCCTGTATCGCCACTTCAGCAGCTCCACTCAGCTGCTGGCCGCCACGTTTGAACGGCTGCTGCCGCAGGTCCATCCACCGCCGGGGACGGGTCCGTTGCGCGACCAACTCATCGAACTGTTGAGCCGACAAGCCACGCTGTTCCAGGAGGCACCGCTGCACGTCACCACACTGGCTTGGGTCGCGCTTGGCCCAGCATCAAATAGCAGCGCCCAGGAAACCTACGATCGGCACGCGCTGCGGACACGAATCGTCGACCAATATCGCCAGCCGTTCGATCGCCTTTTGCAAAGCCCCAAAGCCCGCGCCGACCTCGATGAATTCGACCCGCAGCTGATCCTGTGTCAACTTGTGGGGCCACTCGCGTTCGCTCGACTCACCGGCATGCGTGCCATCGATCGTCAAGACTGTGAGCGCATCGTCGATGACTTCCTTGCCGCGCACCGCCGCCACGCCGATGAGCCCGCAACGCAGGCCCCCTCCGCAAAGCAGCTTCCCGCAGCAGCCGCTCCGGCTACCCGAGTGTGGCCAATTGCCGACCACGAGATCGGCAACGACAGATAGTTCCGGAGGAGACCTGGACGGGTGGCCGCCACGCACCTGCGTCCCGCCGCTGTGCGGAAACGCGTACTGAACGCGGGCTGACCGCGAACTAATCCGGTAGCGACTGCCGTTTGCACCAGGTGCGCGGGGTCGGAAATTGAGGTCATATCGGCGCTAATTTCGGCGAGGATCATCTGTACGCCGAGCCGTCCGGCGCCGGGATCTCGTCAACGCTCTCGATCGCCGTAAGCGTCTGTCGGGCGGCCATGGTGTCGTCGACGATTCTGGCCTGGCCCGCCGCCGGCCGCGCTCGCGTTGGTGTCGCCGCTGGGGCTGCCACGTCGGTCAGGGCGCTCAGTTGGTCGTCGATCCGCGCGGCTGAGGGTGTCAAGCCGGTGAGCAACATCCGGCTTCGCTCCGCGTGGTGGTCGTCGAAATCGGCCGGCCGGTAAGGCCTCGACCAAGGCGCCGTGTTTGACCCGCCTCCGGCAGCGGCCAGGTCAGCGAGTTGCCCGGCGTCGCGCTCGCCAGCGATCAACGCCTCAAGCACGTCGCGAACCGAGACGGCGTCTAGTTTCGAAGCGCCACCGCCGACACTTTAATCAACGCCTCCTCGAGCAGCTGCCAGTAGCGGGCGCGTTCGTCGATCAGGTCGACCCGTAGCTGGGTATAATCGTGCAGCCGCCACCCCGGTGCCGGCGGCACGAACAATGGCCGCAGCACGCCCTTCTCGGTGAACGCGACCAGCCACATCGCGTGCAACTTGTCGTTGTTCCCGTCGCGGACGCTGACCAGCCTGCTCGGATTTCAGTTCGCTTATCCTCCCATCACATCGATATTTCATGGCGAGGTTGCTGGGGCCTCGGTCGAGGAACCGAAATTCTGACCGGCTGCTCGAAGCAACAGTGCGTGACCCTCCCAGGTCGGACCCGGCGCCATGCTAAACCACAGGCCCACAAACCAGAGCGAAAGTCGGCGTCGGTGGGCAACCCGACCACATTGTCACGTCGGCGAGGCTTCGCCGAAGGCAATAGGGCTAAACTGCCTTACCAAGTGGGTCAGGTGAGGCTGGGGATGATGAAGTCAAGGACGAGGGCTTGCACGGTGCGACGGGTGGGGGGTCGGCTAGAGACGATGGACCGGAATATTAGGTAGCCGGGCAGTAGGTCCCAAAGTTCGTCGTTGATGGCGGCGCCCGCGATATCACCGCGGTCAACGGCCTGCTTGAGGATGTGCTTGATCAAGGCTTTCCACTGCTCGAGGAACTGATGCCGTATCGCCTCGTTGAGCGCGGCGTTACGCGACGCCTCGACAAGCACCGCGCGGATGGTGCTGGCGTGCTGGCGGGCCTGTTGGCTCACCAACTCCCCAAGTTCCAGCAGATCTCCCTGCAGCGTGCCGGTATCGGGCGGGACCACGACCTTGCGGGTCCCCTCGATGAGTGCGATCAGCACCAATTCGGCTTTCGACGGCCATCGCCGGTAGACCGTCGCCTTGCTGGCGCGGGCGGTGGCCGCCACCGCGTCCACTGTCAACCGGTCATACCCGTGTTGCTGTAGCAGGCACAACGTCACCGCAAGCAACTCGGCCTCCCGCGGCGACCACGGCGCGGACTCCGCGGGACTATCGGCAATCCGGGGCACAGCGCCCACGATAGAACCGTTGCAGCAGTACAGTCCAGTACCGTCTAACGGCCTAAAACATGGTCAGCCGCAGTTCCATTTGACGGATTCGAATATGGATTGGATAGAGGTCTCCGTGGTTAACCCCGGTCATTCATGGGGCGCAGTCGGTTAT
Protein-coding regions in this window:
- a CDS encoding TetR/AcrR family transcriptional regulator translates to MVGAVPRIADSPAESAPWSPREAELLAVTLCLLQQHGYDRLTVDAVAATARASKATVYRRWPSKAELVLIALIEGTRKVVVPPDTGTLQGDLLELGELVSQQARQHASTIRAVLVEASRNAALNEAIRHQFLEQWKALIKHILKQAVDRGDIAGAAINDELWDLLPGYLIFRSIVSSRPPTRRTVQALVLDFIIPSLT
- a CDS encoding IS110 family transposase — its product is MEATTMVVVGADVHKRTHTFVAVDEVGRKLGEKIVKAITAGHAEAVMWARECFGAQLVWAIEDCQHLSARLERDLLTPGQQVVRIPPKQMAQTRASARRRGKSDPIDALAVARGFLREPDLPVASHDEISRELKLLVDRREVLVAQRTATISRLRWRVHELDPERAPKAASLDRAKHRQILGAWLITVPDLVAELACEELADITRLTEQIDALAKRISERVRAVAPALLAIPGCGDLTAAKLVGETAGVTRFKSEAAFARHAGVAPIPVWSGNTAGRVRMTRSGNRQLNAALHRIAVTQIRLQGCGQAYYRKRVATGDSKHEALRCIKRRLSRIVFSRLHTDHHNRTQPCQTAAA
- a CDS encoding TetR/AcrR family transcriptional regulator, which codes for MERDALEFPVDDDDDVDPRRLRSRTRLLDAATTLLSAGGIEAVTVDAVTKVSKVARTTLYRHFSSSTQLLAATFERLLPQVHPPPGTGPLRDQLIELLSRQATLFQEAPLHVTTLAWVALGPASNSSAQETYDRHALRTRIVDQYRQPFDRLLQSPKARADLDEFDPQLILCQLVGPLAFARLTGMRAIDRQDCERIVDDFLAAHRRHADEPATQAPSAKQLPAAAAPATRVWPIADHEIGNDR